From the genome of Solea senegalensis isolate Sse05_10M unplaced genomic scaffold, IFAPA_SoseM_1 scf7180000012686, whole genome shotgun sequence, one region includes:
- the LOC122759939 gene encoding tetratricopeptide repeat protein 7A-like, translating to MSSFQRENDAPKSLLRRLEFAVTPIVSGEFSHHRDRAAMASRVSFTQIRLETELERCRAECQWDKMPMIIEQMQAARFHEDDDYGTLLTAEALLEECLQDNMDLLRRATPLREETQPRLSRAKGHLNTILSRGRLTPRYLNEALLLMAKVHYVQGRYWDAQGMCARVGLEELTLDDQPTYHLRLLAEAFVIKGLSLDHQTVSAVSRIRLLEREEESLSCYLRACDAALSFLQELDKTVTTPHAKTAKASLFPPLVDIDLGYFLQAALQSAYLCLLHRGHLAQGAHQLRRVLRVVESRGSQSFRKAAARKLAEVLLSSVSEDSYWPPLGPPPSAWLHREGAAASKDVIYPTVKPPQRYSMEGCFCPQDVVEEAVLLLLITESMASGDAVISRLPDQAEARQASLQDATSVYDLLTIGLARRGQYAMLSECLERAMKFSFNEFHLWHQLGLSLMAAGKGVGAVSVFKECARMRPEDPSLPLLAAKICIGQLHWRDTGVPSSRRVVCVCPRDRNRKHLY from the exons TTTGCAGTTACTCCCATCGTGTCCGGGGAGTTCAGTCACCACCGGGACAGAGCGGCGATGGCATCCCGGGTCTCCTTCACCCAGATCCGGCTGGAAACGGAGCTGGAGCGCTGCCGGGCCGAGTGCCAGTGGGACAAGATGCCGATGATCATCGAGCAGATGCAGGCTGCGAGGTTCCACGAAGACG ATGATTACGGGACCCTGCTGACGGCCGAGGCGCTGCTGGAGGAGTGCCTGCAAGACAACATGGACCTATTGCGGCGCGCCACACCTTTGAGGGAAGAAACCCAGCCCAGGCTGAGCAGGGCCAAAGGTCACCTCAACACCATCCTGAGCCGAGGCCGCCTCACA CCGCGGTACTTGAATGAGGCTCTGCTGTTGATGGCCAAAGTGCATTATGTGCAAGGCCGCTACTGGGACGCTCAGGGAATGTGTGCCAGGGTGGGCCTGGAGGAGCTGACACTGGATGACCAGCCCACATATCACCTGCGACTGCTGGCTGAGGCGTTTGTCATTAAAG gtctgTCTCTGGACCACCAGACAGTTTCTGCTGTGTCGCGGATTCGTCTCTtagaaagggaggaggagagtcTGTCGTGTTACCTCCGGGCCTGCGATGCTGCTCTGTCTTTCCTGCAGGAGCTCGATAag ACAGTAACGACGCCCCATGCCAAGACTGCCAAAGCCAGTCTGTTTCCTCCACTTGTGGACATAGACCTGGGCTACTTTCTTCAGGCTGCGTTACAGAGTGCTTACCTTTGTCTGCTGCACAGGGG tcatCTTGCGCAGGGTGCTCACCAGCTCCGTAGGGTGCTCAGGGTGGTGGAGTCACGAGGGTCTCAGAGCTTTAGGAAG GCTGCAGCAAGGAAGTTAGCAGAGGTGCTGCTGAGCTCAGTGAGTGAAGACAGCTACTGGCCCCCACTCGGCCCCCCACCCTCAGCCTGGCTCCACAGAGAGGGAGCCGCTGCCTCCAAAGACGTCATCTACCCCACTGTGAAACCACCACAGCGATACAGCATGGAGGG TTGCTTCTGTCCTCAGGACGTGGTGGAGGAagctgtgttgctgctgctcatcacaGAGTCAATG GCCAGCGGGGACGCGGTGATCAGTCGTCTGCCTGACCAGGCCGAGGCTCGTCAGGCCAGTCTGCAGGATGCCACCTCTGTCTATGATCTGCTCACCATAGGCCTGGCCAGGAGGGGGCAGTATGCCATGCTGTCTGAG TGTCTGGAGCGAGCCATGAAGTTCTCATTCAACGAGTTTCACCTCTGGCACCAGTTGGGCCTGTCACTCATGGCAGCCGGGAAG ggTGTTggtgctgtgtctgtatttaaaGAGTGTGCTAGGATGAGACCTGAGGACCCATCCCTGCCCCTGTTGGCTGCTAAAATTTGCATCGGTCAGCTGCACTgg AGAGACACCGGTGTTCCATCGAGCAGacgtgtggtgtgtgtgtgtccaagagACCGCAACAGAAAACACCTGTATT